Within the Natrinema pellirubrum DSM 15624 genome, the region CAATGAGTGGGTTGTCGTGCTGTGGACGGAAGTGGGACGCGATTGACCTCCTCCACGCACTGAAGGACGTGGAATCCGACCATCGGATTTCCGCCAAGTGTAGCGTTCAAGGTTCCAACCCGCACTCAAGGGGAACCGGCAGCATACCGGGGGAACTCTCGTTTCCTCCCCTGTATAGGGCTGTGGCCCGGTCAAACAGGCCCCATCGAATACCATGTCATCGCCGCGCGAACCACCGCTGGTCCGCTTCCTCTTGTGGTTCGAGGACGGCATCTCACGGTATTCGTAGCACTCTATGCTATGTTGGGCCACACCAAGATGGAAATCCAGTCTGGCTATCGAGGTCGGACGCTGCACCGAGCCTATCGGTCGACCCGCGCCTGAAGACGCGGGTATGCGCTTTCGGTTTCTATCAGATCTCGGCTGACGAGGAAGTAGCGGTAGTTGAGGGAATTCTCGAGGCGGACACCCCTCCGACAAACGCGCCGGCCGACTCGGGCTAGCGGTTGCGGGTCGCTACAGCCGTCGGCGGAGTGCTTATCGGACTGTTTTTATTACCTTCTGCGATACTAGCGGGTGAATGGTCGCTTCCCGGTCATTGTGGCTTCTCATTCCGCGGCCGATCAGGCAGCTGCCGGCCGATCTCGCCGTGGTCACGGCGTTCGTCGTCGCGACGAACGTGGCCGTATTCGCCCCACTCATTCGGGAGACGCCGCTGCGCGTGGCGCTCGGGCTCGTCTTCGTACTCTTCGCCCCGGGGTACGCGTTCATCGCAGCCCTGTTTCCCGAGGACGGTGAGACGCCCGAGCCGGCGGGTTCTGATGCGGACGGTGGCGATACGACGGATTCGGACGGCTGGTCCGACTCGCTCTCCTCGCGGGAGGGGATCGACGGCATCGAGCGCGTCGCGCTCTCGTTTGGCCTCAGTATCGCGATCGTCCCGCTGATCGGACTCGTGTTGAACTTCACGCCCTGGGGGATTCGCCTCACCCCGATCGCGGTGGCGGTCAGCGGCTTTACGCTCGCCTCGACGGCCGTTGCAGCCACCCGCCGCTGGGAGCTGCCGGCCGACGAACGCTTTCGGGTCCCCTACCGCGACTGGTACGCCGCTGGACGCGCGGAGCTATTCGAGCCCGATACGCGTGCGGATGCTGCACTGAACATCTTGCTAGTGTTGTCGGTCCTTCTTGCCGCCGGGAGCGTCGGCTACGCCGTTCTCGTCCCACCTGACGGTGAGCAGTTCTCGGCGATCTATCTGTTGACCGAGGACGACGACGGCGAACTGGTCGCCGACGACTACCCCACGGAGTTCGTTCAGGGAGAAAGTCAGGAACTGATCGTCGGGATCGACAACCACGAACACGAGACGACGGACTACACGGTGGTGGTCCTCGAGCAAGACGTCGAGGTGATCGGCAACGAAACGGTCGACGGGAATGCGACGGCCAACGAAACGGTCGACGGGAACGCGACGGCCAACGAAACGGTCGACGGGAACGCGACGGCCAACGAAACGGTCGACGGGAACGCGACGGCCAACGAAACGGTCGACGGGAACGCGACGGCCAACGAAACGGTCGACGGGAACGCGACGGCCAACGAAACGGTCGTCCGCGAGCAGCGCGAACTCGACCGGTTCAGTACTACGATCGCACACAACGAGAGCTGGCACCGCGAGTACGACCTCGAGCCGACCATGGTCGGCGAGAACCAGCGTGTCGTCTGGCTGCTCTTTCCCGGCGGTGACGTGCCGGCCGAGCCGTCGATGGACGACACTGAATACTCCGTCCACCTCTGGGTCGATGTCGCTGAGGCGACGAACTCGAGCGCTCCGGACGGCGTCTAACTCTCCAGAGACAGCCGTTCAGCGTCATCTTTAATCGTCTTCTGACCCTCTTTTCGCTACGGCAGTTCAAAACAAATAATTTGTATGATAGATCAACGCTAGCAACGACCATGTATTCACCTGATACCGAACGTTTATTCACCTGTTTCCAGTATAGCGTACCATCAATAGATATGCAGACTAATACAAACGCCTGATATGAATGTGAGTTATCTTATACTTTCCGACTGGGGGAGAAGAGTACTATGAGTACATCAGAAGGGGACAAACACCAGTACTCGTCAGCAGAGGAATCGACACAGCAGCCGATCGACGGTGATCGCGAGCTGGACGCGGACCATCACGAGGCCGATACCCATTCGTCTTTAGTTAAGCGAGAAACCGCGTGATAGCGGCGGCTTATCGAGGCATCTTTCGGAAGGAATGAGGAAGTCCAGTCTGTGCACGACAAGGACTCCTCATCTCGGATTATGCGTCGGCTCACTACACTGTTTCCCTCTGAGTTCCTCGAAGAGCACGCCGAGGAACTCGGCGTGGTCGAACGTGACCGCAAGCTCCAGATCCCTGCCTTCGTTTGGGCGTTCGTGTTCGGCTTCGCCGCAGGCGAAAGCCGAACACTCGCTGGGTTTAGACGCTGTTACAACTCTACTGCCGATGAGACGATCTCTCCGGGTGGATTCTATCAGCGGTTGACACCGACACTTGCGGAGTACCTCCGCGACCTCGTCGAGCATGGTCTCGACGAGGTCGCTGTTCCTAACGCTGTTGACGCTGATCTCGACCGATTTAGAGACGTGATGATCGCTGATGGAACGGTGTTACGGTTACACGAATTTCTCTCAGACCAGTTCGAAGCCCGCCACGAGGAGCAGGCTGGAGCGAAGCTCCACCTGCTCCATAATGCCACAGAGCAGACGATTGAACGGCTCGATACTGCTAACGAGAAAACGCACGACAGCACCTTGTTCAAAACAGGGCCGTGGCTTGAGAATCGCCTCCTGCTGTTCGATCTCGCGTACTTCAAGTACCGCCGGTTTGCGTTGATCGACGAAAACGACGGCTACTTCGTGAGTCGGCTGAAGCAGAACGCGAATCCGCTGATTACGGGGGAGTTACGGGAATGGCGCGGCCGCGCCATTCCCTTAGAGGGCAAGCAGCTCCGAGCTGTTCTCAATGATCTTGACCGGAAATACATCGATGTAGAGGTCGAAGTCGAATTCAAACGAGGGCCGTACAATGGGACACAGTCGCTGGATACGAAGCGATTTCGCGTCGTCGGCGTCCACAATGAGGACGCCGACGACTACCACCTGTACATAACGAATTTAGCGAGGAAAGAGTTCTTTCCGGCGGATTTAGCGGAGATCTACCGCTGTCGGTGGGAAGTTGAGTTACTGTTCCGGGAGCTGAAGACGCAGTACGAATTGGACGAGTTCGACACGAGTGACGAACACGTGGTGAGGATCTTATTGTACGCAGCGCTGCTGTCGCTGCTTGTAAGCCGCGATCTGTTGGATCTAGTCACTGAGCAGGCGGATGATGAGCTTGTGTTTCCGACAGAGCGCTGGGCGGCGACCTTTCGGTCGCACGCCCAGCTTATTCTCCACGAACTCGGTGAGTTCCTCGGCTACTCACCGCCGCCGCTGCTCGACCGGCTGATCGAAGACGCTCAAAAGATCCACAAGCAACGACCAATCTTACAAGAGACGCTCGCTACCGCTACACAACCGAGGTGTGAGTCTTAACTAAAGACGGATGGGCCGATACCTTGCTCATCGGCCCCGACAGCGATCAGACGCCGGCCCTGAGCATCGTCATGCCGACGCTCAACGAGGAGGCGGGCATCGCCGAGTGTATTGAGCGCGCGAAAACGGCGATCAGCGAACTTGGCATGACCGCCGAGATCATTCTCAGCGACAGTTCGACCGATCGGACACCTGAAATCGGTCGGGACTTGGGCGCGATCGTCCACGAACCCGATCAGTCCGGCTACGGCTATGCTTACCGGTACGCGTTCGACCGCGCTCGCGGTGAGTACATCATCATGGGCGACGCCGACACGACTTACGACTTCGAACAGATCCCGCGCCTGCTGGCTCACCTCCGCGAACAGGATGCCGATATCGTGATGGGGAGCCGGCTCGAGGGCGAGATCAAGCCCGGTGCAATGCCGTCGCTCCATCAATACGTCGGAAACCCGCTGCTGACCAAGTTCCTGAACGCCTTCTACGGTGCGGGCGTGAGCGACGCTCACAGTGGCTTCCGGATCTTCACGCGGGAGGCCTATGAGACGATGAACCTCGAGACGACCGGGATGGAGTTCGCGTCGGAGATGATCATGGAGGCCGGCGCGCAGGACCTCGACATCGTGGAGACGCCGATCGTCTACCACGAACGAGAGGGCAAAGAGACTCTCGACAGTTTCAGCGACGGCTGGCGACACGTCCGGTTCATGCTTGTGAACGCGCCCGGCTATCTGTTCTCGGCCCCAGGACTCCTGCTCGGGCTTGCCGGGCTGGTCGTGATGGGGATCGCCTACACTGGCGTGTCGATCGGGAACGCGACGCTGGGCACCCACTCGATGATCGCCGGCAGTCTGCTGACGATCGTCGGCTATCAGGTCGCCAGTCTCGGCGTCTTTGCGACCGTCGCGAGCGACCCCATCCAGAAACCGACAGATCCGATCACCGAGCGCGTGACGACATCGCTGTCGCTCGAACACGGTGCGACGGCCGGGCTCGTGCTGTTCGGCGTCGGTAGCCTCTATGCGGCCGCACTGGTCTCCCAGTGGATCACCAACGGATTCGCGTCGCTCGAGTTCACGATGAGTTCGCTCATCGCGTTCACGGCGATCATCATCGGCCTCCAGACCGTGTTCTCGTCCTTTTTCCTGAGCGCGATCAATCGTTGACATCCTCCCCGCCCTGAACAGTAGTTGCCGATTCAACGCGGGCAGCCGAACAAAACTGGTCGATCAACCGATTTGGATTGCAGCGCTCCGACGATCTATGCGACACAGCGAGGAACGGAGCGAAGAAACGCCGCTGTCGGCGGCGTTTCTGAGCGTTGCCACTCGGCTCCGGCGTTCTGACCGATTATCTCGGTCGAACTGATCTTCCCCTATCCGTAATCGGTTACACTAACGAATTCCCTGAAGACACGTGTCGAGATTGGCGGTTTCTCCGGGACAGCACCAGCTGAGACAAGTACATTTGCGAGGATCCACAGATTGTACATCGAAACCGCAAACAGGAAGTAGAACAGCCGTACCGAGAACGTCGGCGACGATGTTCTCGGGAGAAAGTCACCGATCTGGCGGTAGGAGGTTTCAATTCCCCAGCGGCGGCGGAACGCCGTCGCGTACGCTCTCGCCGCTTCAGGCTCAAGGTCGAGATTCGTCACGAACCAGACGTGCTCGTCCTCCGTTGACCGATGTGGCACAGCAAACACAGTCACTGCAACTGAGGCGGTCGGTTCACGTTTTCGCTGCATGAGATACTCGTCAACGACCGTCTCAGCGCCGGCGCTGAGACGGGCTTTCATCCCCTTACTCGGGCGTGCACGGACGATATAGTCGACGTCGAGTTGTTCGAGTTCCGCAACGACGTGAACCTGGTAGAAGCCTCTGTCGAGGTAGACGTGTCTGATCGAGACGTACTCTTGTGCCGTTTCGAGCAGCAAGCGAACGGCTTCGCGCTTGGCGCGAAAGCCGTTCGCCTTCAATGCCAGTACATCGAGTGTAAACCGCGTTCCTGGTGCAACGATACAGATCGTCGCAAAACAGTACGTTCGAGTTGTTCCCTGATCGGGATAGGTGATCAGAACGTGGTCAGTGTCTGCACCACCGTAAAACCGCCACTGGTGGAGGTCTATCGCAACATCGACACAGTTGGGCAAGAGTCGTTGTTTCCGGAGAATCTCGAAGAGATCATCGCGGACGCCATCGAACTGGTCGTCGATGGCGTCCGCCTCCAGGTTCCGGAGATGGTAGAGAAGTGATTTTGCGAGTCCATTGCGAGCCGTCGACGTCACGTCGACGGGCTCGCCGTTGTTGAGTTGGCACGTTTTCCCAGCTGTATTGGCGAACTCTTGTTCGAAGGCGACACGAGAAAGGAGTTTCTTGAAGCTCTCTTGTGTAGCTCCCACACTGTTTGATGCCAAAGTCGAGCGCCGGATAAACGACGGTTGAAGCGGCGCGACAGACCTGTTTTGCTTCATCAATCTCGACCATAGTGACCCTACCAGCAACGGCGCAAATTAGATTCGGCGTCTACTGTTCACGCCGGGGTGGGTGTAATTCCTCATTCATTTTCGGCAAGCCATCGGAGCGTTTCGATGAGGGCCTGTGTGGGCGTGTTCACTGTTGTCCGGGTTGCGAGTTGATTCGATTTGTCGATCGGTTCCTCGAGTACCCGCCATGAATCACCGCTCCTCGTGGCTATGAGCTGCTGTTGTTGATTGTGGTCCTCAATCAAAATTGCATCGTCATCAAGGTCCAGTTCGATATTAGCCACTACTTAGTGTTCAACTAGCTTACTTTTGAATGCATCGGTAAGTTCATCTAGTCGTCAACTCACCCTTAGCTCCCAAGTGGACGGGCACTGCCTCGCGTGGCCGTGTTCGTCGCTCTGGAAACCTGAGGTGAGCAGGCTGAATCCGTAGCCGGTTTTGCGACCAGCACGTCAGTTTGTCTCGCTTCTTTCACTCACCGATCGCTAACGACATGCTATCGTGTATCGCGGGTGGTCTCACCACTCGTCAGCGGAGACACCTGCGTCGCGAGTGGCTCCTTCACCGTCATGGAGATCGCGGTGACATCTTCCTCGCCGTAAACGGCGAGGCTTCCCGTACCACAGGTGGGATATTTGCTGGTCTACGACACGACCTGTTCTCTCGTACGGAATGTCCCGCTCTCGCGGTCGAACAGGTGTACCGATGGCTGTGCCACACAGCCGTTACTCCTATCCTCACCGTGAGGACTCAGAGTTATCTTCTGGCGCATATTCTCCGCCCCGTTACAATCGGCGTTCCCGACCAACCCACACGATGAACAGACGTACAAGCCCCGTTCCACGCGGTTTGACCGCGTGTCATCACCACACCGTGAACACGTCTTCGAGGTGTCCCACTCGTTCTCTTTCAGCACCTCAACACCACGAATCTCACCCTTATATGCGAGGTTCTGGTAGATACGGTCAAACGCCCACGAGTGCAACTTTTTGTTCCCCGTCTTGCCCCAGTCGGACTCGCGCACGTCTTCAGGCCAGCTCACCGCGAGCGTGCCAACACCGCGTTCGACACACTCTGTGATGATTGTGTCCGTAAGCGTGTGGTAGAAGTGTGTTTCACGGTCTGTGAGTTTCCTGCGTGCCCGCATCGACTTCTCCGAGGGCCCGTTCTCACCCTCAGTGTCGTACTCTGCTCGGGTGAAGTAGTGCTTGTCCTGTTTGAGCGAGTTGCCGGGGTACAGGATATACTTGTCGGGGAATGCGACTGTGGCGATGTTCTTGATACCGAGATCGATACCGGCCACTTCGTTGCCTGCTGAGTCGGTGGTCTCGAGTTCGACTTTGCAGACGAAGTGCAGTTCCCACTCGTCGCCATTCCAGACGGCTCGAACGTTCTGCACCTTCTTGACTTCTGAAAGGTCAACGTCGGGGCGGGTCTGGTACTCGCAGAGCAGGAAGTCCGACCAGTGTTCTTTCAGGTTTTTGCCCTTTGAGAGTCGGACGAGGTCGTGTTCGGGGTTGTGTTTGAAGCCGTCTGCTTTGAACGTGACCGTACTCTTGGATCGAGTGTCGCCGTGTTTACGGTAGCCGGGAGGATTCGCCTCGTCAAACTTGTGTCGCAGGTCGAACCATGACTGGAAACCACGCCGGGGAGGATGTCATCGCATCAGTTGAGCGAGGTCGCTGCGTCGGTCTCGGTGTACTGTGCACAGACTCGCCGGAGTCCCTCCTCGAAGTCGATCTCGGGTTCCCACCCGGTCGCTTCACGCATCGTCGACGAATCGGCACAGGTGTCGTGGACGTACACCGAGTCAGGAATGGGGTTTTCGATGTATTCGGGTTCGATGTCGGTCCCCAGTTCGTCGTTGAGCATGTCGACGACCGTATTGAAGCTATAGGCGTCGCCCGTCCCGAGGTTGTAGATGCCGGTGAGCTGGGTATCTGCAGCCTGCTCGAGCCCGCGGACGATATCCGAGACGTGGGTGAAGTCCCGCGTCTGCGTGCCATCACCGTACAGCACTGGTGCCTCCCCGTTCGCCATGTCGTCGGCGAACTGGGCAATCACGTTGGCGTACTCGCCCTTGTGTTCCTCGGCGCCGCCGTAGCCCTGATAGACCGAGAAGAAGCGCATCCCAGCGACGTTCATGTCGTAGTGATTGGCGAAGTATTCGCCGTAGCGTTCGCGGGCGAGTTTGGAGGCTTCATAGCCTGTGTTGACGGCGACATCCATGTCGACCGGCGAGGGCTCGGTGCGGCTGCCGTAGATCGACGACGTCGACGCATAGACGACCGTCTCGCAGCCGTCCTCGCGGGCCTGTTCGACCACATTGACGAACCCCTCGACGTTGACGCGGGCGCCTGTGGTGGGGTCCTCTTCGTGCATCGCGTACGACGAGAGCGCTGCGAGGTGGAAGACGACATCGACGTCCGTCGGGAGGTCGTCCTCGAGGACGCTCCGATTGTGGTAGTCGACTGCGGACTCGAGGTTCTCGGGCGTGCCGAGGTATTCGTCGTCAATCGCGACGACGTCGTTGTCCGCCGCGAGATGGTTCGCCAGATTTGACCCGATAAACCCTGCCCCGCCCGTGATCAGGACGCGTTGGTTCTGCATGTCAGCACGGTTGCGTTCACCCTATGAGAACACTGCGATTTCCGAAGCCGGCGATCATCGAATCGGCACGATCGGTCTTTCCTCTCGAAAACAGGGCCGTCGGTGTTACCAGAACTGCGCCCCGGGGGTCTCACACGAATCGCAGATAACGGCCGTGTTTCCCTTATAGACTCCTCGAATGAGTTCCCCTTCATCGCAGAACGTACAGTTCGTTCCCTCGAGTGCTGCGACCGGCGAGTACTCGTCGGATTCATGTTCCTGTTGTTGCATATCATGTAAGCTGTTTTCTTACTCTATAATAAACCCCTTGCCACCAAGTATGAAACCGACAGCCGTGGGGCTGCATCTGCTCCGGTACTAGTGGACCCGAACGGGGGACGACTAGTGGTGGGTTGATACTGCTACAGCGTGTCATAGAAAGCGTCTCGTGCAAGGCAGCAGGGTGCGGAAAGTGTGTCCAGCACAATCGCAGCCCTGCAAGACGTAACTTCGGTAGACGAGTTCTTGAATGCGGCGGCTACCGAGACAGTGCCGCTATTCGAGTACCTTGAGTTCGAGTTTCTGCTGGAGTACGATGTGTTCGCCCCCGCTTCGAGGGGGCGAACACGAGTTCATCAGCCACCAGATCTCTTTCGTGGTTTTCTGCACTGCTATTACAAGAACATCTACGGTACACGCCCCGTCACGCGTGAACTCCAGCATACACTCGTCTGGTACTACTGCGGACTTGACAAACCTCCATCTAGAGACACGGTTGACCGCTTTCTCACTGACCTCGAACATGTCGTCGACGATGTCTTCGACAGGCTCGTCGAGCAGGCCGCCGTCCGCGGCCTGCTCGACTCAACATATTCCATTGATTCGACGCACATTGAGGCGATTCGGTACAACGACGCAGCGTCATGGAACTACGATCCAACAGCTGAAGAGTACTACTACGGCTTCGGCTGTACGATCGTCTCAAGCGGAGCAAAGATCCCGATAGCGGCGGAGTTTACACAGGCTAAACAGGCATCTCAAGAGACGGCGATGCGCGTCACGAGTGACGCGCTCGCCGTCGATACACCGACCTGGATGCTTGGAGACAGTGCCTACGACATCCTCGACTGGCACGACCACCTGCTGGCCGCAGGGGTCGTGCCAGTCGCCCCGTACAACCCGCGAAACACCGACGATCCGAAAGATATCGAGTACAGGATTGAGGACCGCATCGAGGAACACAGCGAGGACGTCCAGCTCAAACAATCCGTCTTAGACGAGACGTACAACCGCCGGACAGGGGTCGAACGAACCAACGACGCGGTCAAGGACTGCGGCCTCGGGCACGTTCGCGCCCGAGGCCGTGTTCACGCACGGACAGAAGTGTTCGTCGCGCTCTGCCTACGACTCGTCGTTGCCATCACCAACTATGAGCGAGGAGACGATCCGGGATGTGAGAAGCTCAAGCTATGAGATGGATTCTATGACACGCTCACTGCTAGACAGAACTACGTGAAGCCGGTCGCACGTATGCGGCCGTCACCTCTGGGGACGGCCGCGAATTCCCGACCGGTTTCGTATTGACTTCTGTCCAGTAGCATGAAGCATTGGGCCCTACATTCCTTGCGTCCCACTCGTTAATATTCGAGGGTCTGGCGACGCTATACGTACAGTTCGGGTGGCTCGTTAGCAGGGACTAGGTCATCAGAATCCAGGCGAGTGTCACAGGCCATCGTCAACCCAGTCGAAGCGCTTCGGCAGTCGTGGTCAGTTCCGCAGACCGAACTCCGTACACAGTTCCCGTGTCGCCTCGCGGACCGCCCGATCGCTCTCGTGGGTCGGTTCCCACCCGAGGGCGTCGAGCTTCTCGATCGAGAGGCGCATCTTCGGCACGTCACCGGTCCAGCCGCGGTCGCCGCCGGTGTACTCGTACTCGGGCTCGAGGCCCAGTTCCTCGCTGACGATGTCCGCGATGCGGGTCACGGAGGTCGTCGTCCGCGTCCCGAGGTTGTAGGTCGCCAGCGGGCCCTCGGCCTGTTCACAGACGTGCAGCATCGCGTCGATGCAATCGTCGACGTGCATGTAAG harbors:
- a CDS encoding transposase, which codes for MGATQESFKKLLSRVAFEQEFANTAGKTCQLNNGEPVDVTSTARNGLAKSLLYHLRNLEADAIDDQFDGVRDDLFEILRKQRLLPNCVDVAIDLHQWRFYGGADTDHVLITYPDQGTTRTYCFATICIVAPGTRFTLDVLALKANGFRAKREAVRLLLETAQEYVSIRHVYLDRGFYQVHVVAELEQLDVDYIVRARPSKGMKARLSAGAETVVDEYLMQRKREPTASVAVTVFAVPHRSTEDEHVWFVTNLDLEPEAARAYATAFRRRWGIETSYRQIGDFLPRTSSPTFSVRLFYFLFAVSMYNLWILANVLVSAGAVPEKPPISTRVFREFVSVTDYG
- a CDS encoding DUF1616 domain-containing protein translates to MVASRSLWLLIPRPIRQLPADLAVVTAFVVATNVAVFAPLIRETPLRVALGLVFVLFAPGYAFIAALFPEDGETPEPAGSDADGGDTTDSDGWSDSLSSREGIDGIERVALSFGLSIAIVPLIGLVLNFTPWGIRLTPIAVAVSGFTLASTAVAATRRWELPADERFRVPYRDWYAAGRAELFEPDTRADAALNILLVLSVLLAAGSVGYAVLVPPDGEQFSAIYLLTEDDDGELVADDYPTEFVQGESQELIVGIDNHEHETTDYTVVVLEQDVEVIGNETVDGNATANETVDGNATANETVDGNATANETVDGNATANETVDGNATANETVDGNATANETVVREQRELDRFSTTIAHNESWHREYDLEPTMVGENQRVVWLLFPGGDVPAEPSMDDTEYSVHLWVDVAEATNSSAPDGV
- a CDS encoding NAD-dependent epimerase/dehydratase family protein, producing the protein MQNQRVLITGGAGFIGSNLANHLAADNDVVAIDDEYLGTPENLESAVDYHNRSVLEDDLPTDVDVVFHLAALSSYAMHEEDPTTGARVNVEGFVNVVEQAREDGCETVVYASTSSIYGSRTEPSPVDMDVAVNTGYEASKLARERYGEYFANHYDMNVAGMRFFSVYQGYGGAEEHKGEYANVIAQFADDMANGEAPVLYGDGTQTRDFTHVSDIVRGLEQAADTQLTGIYNLGTGDAYSFNTVVDMLNDELGTDIEPEYIENPIPDSVYVHDTCADSSTMREATGWEPEIDFEEGLRRVCAQYTETDAATSLN
- a CDS encoding glycosyltransferase family 2 protein, which produces MPTLNEEAGIAECIERAKTAISELGMTAEIILSDSSTDRTPEIGRDLGAIVHEPDQSGYGYAYRYAFDRARGEYIIMGDADTTYDFEQIPRLLAHLREQDADIVMGSRLEGEIKPGAMPSLHQYVGNPLLTKFLNAFYGAGVSDAHSGFRIFTREAYETMNLETTGMEFASEMIMEAGAQDLDIVETPIVYHEREGKETLDSFSDGWRHVRFMLVNAPGYLFSAPGLLLGLAGLVVMGIAYTGVSIGNATLGTHSMIAGSLLTIVGYQVASLGVFATVASDPIQKPTDPITERVTTSLSLEHGATAGLVLFGVGSLYAAALVSQWITNGFASLEFTMSSLIAFTAIIIGLQTVFSSFFLSAINR
- a CDS encoding IS5-like element ISNpe15 family transposase, translating into MSSTIAALQDVTSVDEFLNAAATETVPLFEYLEFEFLLEYDVFAPASRGRTRVHQPPDLFRGFLHCYYKNIYGTRPVTRELQHTLVWYYCGLDKPPSRDTVDRFLTDLEHVVDDVFDRLVEQAAVRGLLDSTYSIDSTHIEAIRYNDAASWNYDPTAEEYYYGFGCTIVSSGAKIPIAAEFTQAKQASQETAMRVTSDALAVDTPTWMLGDSAYDILDWHDHLLAAGVVPVAPYNPRNTDDPKDIEYRIEDRIEEHSEDVQLKQSVLDETYNRRTGVERTNDAVKDCGLGHVRARGRVHARTEVFVALCLRLVVAITNYERGDDPGCEKLKL
- a CDS encoding HVO_A0556 family zinc finger protein, which produces MQQQEHESDEYSPVAALEGTNCTFCDEGELIRGVYKGNTAVICDSCETPGAQFW
- a CDS encoding IS4 family transposase, producing the protein MRRLTTLFPSEFLEEHAEELGVVERDRKLQIPAFVWAFVFGFAAGESRTLAGFRRCYNSTADETISPGGFYQRLTPTLAEYLRDLVEHGLDEVAVPNAVDADLDRFRDVMIADGTVLRLHEFLSDQFEARHEEQAGAKLHLLHNATEQTIERLDTANEKTHDSTLFKTGPWLENRLLLFDLAYFKYRRFALIDENDGYFVSRLKQNANPLITGELREWRGRAIPLEGKQLRAVLNDLDRKYIDVEVEVEFKRGPYNGTQSLDTKRFRVVGVHNEDADDYHLYITNLARKEFFPADLAEIYRCRWEVELLFRELKTQYELDEFDTSDEHVVRILLYAALLSLLVSRDLLDLVTEQADDELVFPTERWAATFRSHAQLILHELGEFLGYSPPPLLDRLIEDAQKIHKQRPILQETLATATQPRCES